From Tiliqua scincoides isolate rTilSci1 chromosome 2, rTilSci1.hap2, whole genome shotgun sequence, the proteins below share one genomic window:
- the EEF1AKMT3 gene encoding EEF1A lysine methyltransferase 3: MESVFPRELGLFCDAFPAESRHQLCGHELRIAHHHGARLGVAAPVWEAALTLCEYFEAQKLNFWGKTVIELGAGTGVVGILAALLGGDVTITDLPVALKQIEENVHRNLPAECMARTQVAALSWGLDHEEFPNNYDFILGADIVYLKDTYPLLIRTLQYLCGPQSTIYLSSKMRQEHHTAMFFERLLPVYFTSELAFRDENENINIYKVTHKSNP, translated from the exons ATGGAGTCGGTGTTCCCGCGCGAGCTGGGGCTGTTCTGCGACGCGTTCCCCGCGGAGAGCCGCCACCAGCTGTGCGGGCACGAGCTGCGCATCGCCCACCACCACGGCGCGCGGCTGGGGGTGGCCGCCCCGGTGTGGGAGGCG GCTCTGACTCTCTgtgaatattttgaggcacaaaAGCTGAACTTCTGGGGCAAGACGGTTATAGAACTGGGTGCTGGGACAGGCGTGGTGGGCATCCTTGCTGCTCTTCTGG GAGGAGATGTGACCATCACGGATCTTCCTGTGGCCTTGAAGCAGATAGAAGAGAATGTTCACCGGAATTTGCCTGCGGAGTGCATGGCTCGAACTCAAGTGGCTGCTCTGTCATGGGGTCTGGACCACGAGGAGTTTCCCAACAACTATGATTTCATCTTGGGTGCAGATATTGTCTATCTCAAGGATACCTACCCCTTGTTGATCAGGACTCTCCAGTACCTATGTGGTCCTCAATCTACTATCTACTTGTCCTCCAAAATGCGCCAGGAGCATCATACTGCAATGTTCTTTGAGAGACTGCTTCCTGTGTACTTCACTTCAGAACTGGCCTTTAGGGATGAGAATGAGAATATTAATATTTACAAAGTGACCCACAAAAGTAACCCCTGA
- the TSFM gene encoding elongation factor Ts, mitochondrial yields the protein MQRAAGLGRSMGTAWPMRAASGQPLGWHWARFLHPGPPVPAAKEVLQKLRKKTGYSFVNCRKALEKFGGDLKEAETWLHEQAQKEGWSKASKLEGRKTKEGLIGLLQEGSSAVMVEVNCETDFVARNIKFQHLVQQAAIGTMLHHQGSKDQLHRYAKSFLKSNELSQLRIGPDGSLLSDQLALAIGKLGENMIIKRAAWVSVPENFFIGSYVHGALPEGNPSLSNMMFGKYGALVICSPSEQCQTSDLAKLGWRLGQHVVGMAPLSVGSLEDEPGGDSETRMLAQPYLLDPTVSLGQYVQPLGVSVLDFVRFECGEDTELLEEK from the exons ATGCAGCGGGCGGccgggctggggaggtccatGGGCACGGCGTGGCCGATGCGGGCTGCGTCGGGGCAG CCccttggctggcactgggctcgcTTCTTGCACCCGGGCCCTCCGGTGCCAGCAGCCAAAGAAGTTCTGCAGAAGCTCAGGAAGAAAACCGGCTACTCGTTTGTGAACTGCAGGAAAGCCTTGGAGAAATTCGGCGGGGATCTCAAGGAG GCTGAAACGTGGCTACATGAGCAAGCCCAAAAGGAGGGATGGAGCAAAGCTTCCAAACTGGAGGGACGGAAGACTAAAGAAGGGCTCATTGGGTTGCTGCAGGAGGGAAGCTCAGCCGTGATGGTAGAG GTGAATTGTGAGACTGACTTTGTAGCCAGAAATATCAAGTTTCAGCATTTGGTTCAGCAAGCTGCAATTGGGACAATGCTACATCATCAGGGGAGCAAGGACCAGCTACATAGATATGCCAAG AGTTTCCTGAAATCTAACGAGCTTTCTCAGCTCAGGATAGGACCAGATGGATCCTTGCTTAGTGATCAGCTGGCTCTGGCCATTG GCAAACTGGGAGAGAACATGATTATTAAAAGGGCAGCGTGGGTGTCAGTGCCGGAGAACTTCTTCATTGGCTCCTACGTGCACGGCGCACTCCCAGAAGGAAATCCATCCCTTTCCAATATGATGTTTGGCAAATATGGCGCCTTGGTGATCTGCAGTCCTTCTGAGCAGTGCCAGACATCAGACTTAGCTAAACTGGGCTGGAGGCTGGGCCAGCACGTGGTGGGCATGGCCCCTCTCTCTGTGGGCTCTCTAGAAGACGAACCAGGAGGAGACTCTGAAACAAGGATGCTTGCCCAGCCATACCTCTTGGACCCCACTGTTTCCTTGGGACAGTATGTTCAACCCCTGGGCGTGTCTGTGCTGGACTTTGTGCGGTTCGAATGTGGAGAGGATACAGAGTTGTTGGAAGAGAAATAG